From Deferribacterota bacterium, one genomic window encodes:
- a CDS encoding dihydroorotate dehydrogenase-like protein, translating to MNRLTTECVGLNLSNPIILGSSPLTSDIGGIKLASKAGFSAIVLKSLFEEELKSSMENSSKFIHPEGFDYALSDVDLKYGSKEYLDLIREAKTVTDIPIIASVNCVGSKWWVDYASSIEEYGADGLELNISYLSFNVDDNPRKNEQKYIDVVSAVSKAVDIPIIVKISPHFTSIPNIVKRLKEAGADGAVLFNRYYKWQINLENMQLEPYFKGTCEEYAYDTLRWVGIINSQIDIDVIASSGIKNEKMILQQILAGSSAVEIVSIIYEKGFSFVNELLDKLSFLMESLKIESIKDIKGKAIMDKKNIEAFERLQYYKVALGKYVSK from the coding sequence ATGAATAGGTTAACCACTGAATGTGTAGGTCTAAATTTAAGTAACCCCATAATTTTAGGGAGTAGCCCGTTAACATCTGATATAGGTGGTATTAAATTGGCTAGCAAAGCTGGTTTTTCAGCAATCGTATTAAAATCGCTGTTTGAGGAAGAACTAAAATCTAGCATGGAAAATAGTTCTAAATTTATACATCCAGAAGGATTTGATTATGCATTATCAGATGTTGATCTTAAGTATGGTTCAAAAGAATATTTAGATCTCATAAGAGAAGCCAAAACTGTGACGGATATACCAATTATTGCCAGTGTTAATTGTGTAGGCTCTAAATGGTGGGTAGATTATGCAAGCTCTATTGAAGAATATGGTGCTGATGGCTTGGAGTTGAATATATCATATTTATCTTTTAATGTAGATGATAACCCTAGAAAGAATGAACAAAAGTATATAGATGTAGTATCTGCAGTGAGCAAGGCTGTTGATATACCTATAATTGTAAAAATTAGTCCCCATTTTACGTCAATACCTAATATAGTAAAGAGATTAAAAGAAGCAGGTGCTGACGGGGCTGTGTTATTTAATAGATATTATAAATGGCAGATTAACTTAGAGAATATGCAATTAGAGCCATATTTTAAAGGAACATGCGAAGAGTATGCATATGATACCTTAAGATGGGTTGGTATAATTAATAGTCAGATAGATATTGACGTTATAGCATCCTCAGGCATTAAGAATGAAAAAATGATTTTACAGCAAATATTAGCTGGTTCCTCGGCTGTAGAGATTGTTTCTATTATTTATGAAAAAGGATTTTCCTTTGTAAATGAGCTTTTAGATAAACTTTCGTTTTTAATGGAATCATTAAAGATTGAGAGTATAAAGGATATAAAGGGTAAAGCTATAATGGATAAAAAGAATATAGAGGCCTTTGAAAGATTACAGTACTATAAAGTTGCCCTGGGTAAATATGTGTCTAAATAA
- the fliR gene encoding flagellar biosynthetic protein FliR: MFSLPLSINGFLNYLFITARVSGILFTAPVYGSFSVDPRLRLFFSFILGYILYSLIPDVTLEYIDTLLLFIIIIKELLIGIALGLLGQFIFAGIMFGGHVIGFQMGFVVVDVIDPQSNVQASVVAQFQNILMILIFISIGGHLMIIKAIADSFDIVGLGSFMFSRESFLYIVKYFSYIFVIAIKLVAPVFVTMIIVHVIMGIIGRLVPQINLLIVGFPLQIAVGLIMLGFSLKLFYIAFEPVIQDYFKNIYNVLKLIGG, translated from the coding sequence ATGTTCTCCCTGCCATTAAGTATTAATGGTTTTTTAAATTATCTATTTATTACTGCAAGGGTCAGTGGTATTCTTTTTACTGCGCCTGTTTATGGTAGTTTTTCTGTTGATCCAAGGTTAAGGCTCTTTTTTTCATTTATATTAGGCTATATTTTATATAGCCTAATACCTGATGTTACCTTAGAATATATTGATACTCTACTACTATTTATAATTATTATAAAAGAATTATTAATTGGCATAGCTTTGGGTTTATTAGGCCAATTTATTTTTGCAGGTATTATGTTTGGTGGTCATGTCATAGGTTTTCAAATGGGTTTTGTAGTTGTTGATGTAATTGATCCACAAAGTAATGTTCAAGCCTCAGTAGTAGCTCAGTTTCAAAACATACTTATGATTTTAATATTTATTAGCATAGGTGGACATTTAATGATTATAAAGGCTATTGCTGATTCTTTTGATATTGTAGGGCTGGGTTCTTTTATGTTTTCAAGAGAGAGCTTTTTATACATAGTTAAATACTTTTCTTATATATTTGTTATAGCAATAAAACTTGTAGCACCTGTATTTGTTACTATGATTATTGTTCATGTGATTATGGGTATAATTGGAAGGCTTGTGCCTCAAATAAATTTATTAATAGTTGGTTTCCCTCTTCAGATTGCTGTTGGTTTGATTATGTTGGGCTTTAGCCTAAAGCTTTTTTATATAGCCTTTGAGCCAGTAATACAAGATTACTTTAAAAATATATATAATGTATTAAAGCTGATAGGTGGATAA
- the flhB gene encoding flagellar biosynthesis protein FlhB — protein MPERRDEEERTEQATPKKRREALEKGNVAKSRELPSALLLLITTLFFYFYITNILEVMKDFFFETWQTYRFNIDTDSIYYIFNYFLLKALIVFLPFIFIIILTAFLSNVVQFGFIFSAKALEPKWERLNPINGFKNLFSKRSLVELGKSLFKIFVVGAVAYYILKGKIDDIASLTNADINFTLLYLGKLIFKIFLYIALVILVLAAMDFAYQKWQHERDLMMSKREVKEELRQMEGDPLIRQRIRSLQREMARRRMMEEVPKADVVITNPTHYAIALKYDSRGDNAPKIVAKGQNLIALRIKEIAKNNNVPVYEDPNLARLLFDSVDIGSEIPENLYKAVAEVLAFVYNLNRRMV, from the coding sequence ATGCCTGAAAGAAGGGATGAAGAAGAAAGGACTGAGCAGGCTACTCCAAAGAAAAGAAGGGAAGCTTTAGAAAAGGGGAATGTTGCAAAAAGTAGGGAGCTACCCTCAGCTTTATTATTACTTATTACAACATTATTTTTCTATTTCTATATAACAAATATTTTAGAGGTTATGAAGGATTTTTTCTTTGAAACTTGGCAGACCTATAGGTTTAATATCGATACTGATTCTATATACTATATATTTAATTATTTTTTATTAAAAGCTCTAATTGTTTTTCTGCCCTTTATTTTTATTATTATATTAACTGCTTTTCTCTCCAATGTGGTTCAATTTGGATTCATATTTAGCGCAAAAGCATTAGAACCAAAATGGGAGCGATTAAACCCTATAAATGGGTTTAAAAATCTTTTCTCTAAAAGGAGTCTTGTTGAACTTGGAAAATCATTGTTTAAAATATTTGTTGTTGGAGCTGTGGCATATTATATTTTGAAAGGAAAGATTGATGATATTGCTTCACTTACTAATGCTGATATAAATTTTACGCTTTTGTATTTGGGTAAATTGATCTTTAAAATCTTTTTGTATATAGCATTAGTTATATTGGTTTTGGCAGCTATGGATTTTGCTTATCAAAAATGGCAACATGAAAGGGATTTGATGATGTCTAAAAGGGAGGTTAAAGAGGAATTAAGGCAAATGGAAGGTGATCCGCTGATTAGGCAAAGAATAAGAAGTTTACAAAGAGAGATGGCAAGAAGACGTATGATGGAAGAAGTGCCAAAAGCTGATGTAGTTATTACAAATCCCACTCACTATGCAATTGCCTTGAAGTATGATTCTAGAGGGGATAATGCTCCTAAGATTGTTGCTAAGGGGCAGAATCTTATTGCCCTTAGAATTAAAGAAATTGCTAAAAATAATAATGTACCAGTTTATGAGGATCCAAATCTTGCGAGATTATTGTTTGACTCAGTTGATATTGGTAGTGAAATTCCTGAAAATTTATATAAAGCTGTTGCTGAGGTGTTAGCATTTGTTTATAATTTAAACAGGAGAATGGTATAG